One region of Natronorubrum aibiense genomic DNA includes:
- a CDS encoding transcriptional regulator, producing the protein MAELNPIGKRIHNISPDPVRLTLEDGTEAVFHISGAEFFQQEFQAEGTHDDEDAAYRFVSSEDNDAILVGRQGPDEDGWSMIGEVVAVEPVDSN; encoded by the coding sequence ATGGCAGAGCTCAACCCGATCGGCAAGCGGATTCACAACATCTCACCCGATCCCGTTCGACTGACCCTCGAGGACGGCACCGAAGCGGTCTTTCATATCTCCGGCGCGGAGTTCTTCCAGCAGGAGTTTCAGGCCGAGGGCACGCACGACGACGAGGATGCCGCGTATCGATTCGTCTCGAGTGAAGACAACGACGCGATTCTCGTCGGCCGACAGGGTCCCGACGAGGATGGGTGGTCGATGATCGGCGAGGTCGTGGCCGTGGAACCAGTCGACTCGAACTGA
- the ppc gene encoding phosphoenolpyruvate carboxylase, producing the protein MALHNRDVRQDVRELGALLGDVLEEQTSRRAFRTVESCRRDAIDYRSGELDSRQPLISDLQGLSPHQQRIVARAFTTYFELINLAEERERVRTIRTGSQDGTLEDSLETAAEELADSDVDTVEQVLDDVLIEPTFTAHPTEARRKTVKSKLRTISTQLETLDERLLTDKEEGQVWRDIDAEVTSLWQTPQVRNRQPEPEDEARNVQWYLENTLFDVVGEVYDELADAIDDEIEDSLEIPKLFEFRSWAGSDRDGNPYVTPEVTANTLEQQREVVLEKYRDQLKRLSGVLSQDGSRIDAGGAFERSLEDDRDRLPGSARTAEERYPGEPYRQKLKLMRERLERVSDVRPGGYEDVDELLADLEVIAKSLRNNGAESVVEAHVDPIRRQVATFGFSLASLDLREHQAKHTDAIAAALEQEGIDYHDLSEDERTELLTDAILQDEPIIDCTDTEGLSEESTRVLELFASLGDWQAEYGVEAIDTYCISMTEEPSHVLEVLFLADQAGVVSLPEHCGIDVVPLLETEYALSGARRIMGTLFENEAYSQALEARGQTQEIMLGYSDSNKENGFLAANWSLYKNQRRLGEICADYDVTMRLFHGRGGSISRGGGPMNEALLALPNSTVTGQVKFTEQGEAIAEKYANPRIAERNIEQMLNAQLRARLHAMDQPEEEVREEWVDAMETMADAARQEYRDLLESDGFVQYFEQATPITVIEDLDLGSRPASRSGERTVEDLRAIPWVFSWTQSRCILPGWYALATGLETYLDDGGSIETLQEMYAEWPFFRTTLDNAALSLSRTELEIAEQYANLADDDLEATFFPRITDEYQQATDLITEIGQRDQLHTRDWLGENLERRNPYVDPLNLLQVYLLDQTHRTDIEERTLRLTVKGVAAGMKNTG; encoded by the coding sequence ATGGCATTGCATAACAGGGACGTTCGACAGGACGTCCGTGAACTGGGTGCGCTGCTTGGAGACGTCCTCGAGGAACAGACTTCTCGCCGGGCGTTCAGGACCGTCGAGTCGTGTCGGCGCGACGCGATCGACTACCGCTCGGGCGAACTCGACTCTCGACAGCCGCTGATCTCCGATCTGCAGGGACTCTCACCACACCAACAGCGGATCGTCGCCCGCGCGTTCACGACGTACTTCGAACTGATCAACCTCGCCGAGGAGCGCGAACGGGTCCGCACGATCCGGACGGGCTCACAGGACGGCACCTTAGAGGACAGCCTCGAGACGGCTGCTGAAGAACTGGCGGACAGCGACGTCGACACCGTCGAGCAGGTACTCGACGACGTCCTGATCGAACCGACGTTCACCGCCCACCCGACCGAAGCGCGGCGCAAGACGGTCAAATCGAAGCTGCGAACGATCTCGACCCAACTCGAGACCCTAGACGAGCGACTGCTGACGGACAAGGAAGAAGGACAGGTCTGGCGGGACATCGACGCCGAAGTGACGAGCCTCTGGCAGACGCCACAGGTCCGGAATCGCCAGCCTGAACCCGAAGACGAGGCCCGAAACGTCCAGTGGTACCTCGAGAACACGCTGTTCGACGTCGTCGGCGAGGTGTACGACGAACTCGCCGATGCAATCGACGACGAAATCGAGGATTCCCTCGAGATCCCGAAACTCTTCGAGTTCCGCTCGTGGGCGGGCAGCGACCGGGACGGCAACCCCTACGTGACCCCCGAGGTGACGGCCAACACGCTCGAACAACAGCGCGAGGTCGTCCTCGAGAAGTACCGCGACCAACTCAAGCGCCTGTCGGGCGTGTTGAGTCAGGACGGCAGTCGGATCGACGCCGGCGGGGCGTTCGAGCGCTCGCTCGAGGACGACCGCGACCGACTGCCCGGCAGCGCGCGAACTGCCGAAGAACGGTACCCCGGCGAACCCTACCGCCAGAAGCTCAAGCTCATGCGCGAACGCCTCGAGCGCGTCAGCGACGTCCGACCCGGCGGCTACGAGGACGTCGACGAACTGCTCGCCGACCTCGAGGTCATCGCAAAGAGCCTGCGGAACAACGGGGCCGAAAGCGTCGTCGAAGCCCACGTCGATCCGATTCGCCGACAGGTCGCCACCTTCGGCTTCTCGCTTGCGAGCCTCGACCTGCGTGAACACCAGGCGAAACACACCGACGCCATCGCGGCTGCACTCGAGCAGGAGGGTATCGACTACCACGACCTTTCGGAGGACGAGCGAACCGAGTTGCTCACCGACGCGATCTTGCAAGACGAGCCGATCATCGACTGTACCGACACCGAGGGGCTCTCCGAGGAGTCGACTCGCGTCCTCGAACTGTTCGCCAGTCTCGGCGACTGGCAGGCGGAGTACGGCGTCGAAGCGATCGACACCTACTGCATCTCGATGACCGAGGAGCCGAGTCACGTCCTCGAGGTACTCTTTCTCGCCGATCAGGCCGGCGTCGTCTCGCTGCCCGAACACTGCGGAATCGACGTCGTCCCGCTGCTCGAGACCGAGTACGCCCTCTCGGGCGCTCGCCGAATCATGGGCACGCTGTTCGAGAACGAAGCGTACAGTCAGGCGCTCGAGGCCCGTGGGCAGACCCAGGAGATCATGCTCGGCTACTCGGACTCGAACAAGGAAAACGGCTTCCTCGCGGCGAACTGGTCGCTCTATAAAAACCAGCGGCGACTGGGTGAGATCTGTGCCGACTACGACGTGACGATGCGGCTGTTCCACGGCCGCGGCGGGTCGATCTCCCGCGGCGGCGGCCCGATGAACGAGGCGCTGCTGGCGCTGCCCAACAGCACGGTGACAGGGCAGGTCAAATTCACTGAACAGGGCGAAGCGATCGCCGAGAAGTACGCCAACCCGCGGATCGCCGAGCGAAACATCGAGCAGATGCTGAACGCCCAGCTTCGGGCGCGCCTGCACGCGATGGACCAGCCCGAAGAGGAGGTCCGCGAGGAGTGGGTCGACGCCATGGAGACCATGGCCGACGCCGCACGTCAGGAGTACCGCGACCTCTTGGAGAGTGACGGCTTCGTCCAGTACTTCGAGCAGGCGACGCCGATTACGGTCATCGAGGACCTCGATCTGGGTTCGCGGCCCGCCTCGAGAAGCGGTGAGCGAACCGTCGAGGACCTGCGGGCGATCCCGTGGGTGTTCTCGTGGACCCAGTCGCGGTGTATCCTGCCCGGCTGGTACGCCCTCGCGACGGGGCTCGAGACCTACTTGGACGACGGTGGCTCGATTGAGACGCTTCAGGAGATGTACGCCGAGTGGCCGTTCTTCCGGACGACGCTCGACAACGCCGCGCTCTCGCTGTCCCGAACCGAACTCGAAATCGCCGAGCAGTACGCGAATCTGGCAGACGACGACCTCGAGGCGACTTTCTTCCCGCGGATAACCGACGAGTACCAGCAGGCAACCGATCTGATTACCGAAATCGGCCAGCGCGACCAGCTACACACGCGTGACTGGCTCGGCGAGAACCTCGAGCGACGCAATCCCTATGTCGATCCGCTGAACCTGCTGCAGGTCTACCTGCTCGACCAAACCCATCGGACGGACATCGAAGAGCGAACGCTGCGGCTGACGGTCAAAGGTGTCGCTGCCGGGATGAAGAACACGGGATAA
- a CDS encoding (R)-citramalate synthase — MPVTHSAEQTIPSDRTVRLLDTTLRDGEQAPGVSLSPDEKVEIARALERAGVSVIEAGSACTGAGERQAISRVTDLDLDARVTSFSRGIRNDIDLALECDVDGIHLVVPSSDRHVEEKVGTSREDNLEKTAELVEYATAHDLWVEVIGEDGSRADLDYLEKLMGTALDAGADRVCFADTVGHTGPERTAEAVSRLAELGPVSAHTHDDLGLGVANALSAVSAGADLVHCTVNGLGERAGNVALEEVAIALSHVYDVETLELTELYDLAQIVSRATGIQLPPNKAVIGENAFTHESGIHTDGTLKDDKMYEPYAPETVGRERRLALGKHTGRAGVKATLEEHGVEASNDEIAEIATRVTELGDRGRRVTDADLLAIAEDVTGDDRERVVELLDLTATSGGAVPTASIRLAVGGEERVASGTGSGPVDAAVSAVREALGSMADAELESYHVDAVTGGTDAVVTVEVTMVRNDRSVTVARSEADITRASVEAMVDALDRLLASDPQPLTPADD, encoded by the coding sequence TTGCCTGTAACTCACTCCGCCGAGCAGACGATTCCATCGGATCGCACAGTCCGCCTTCTCGATACGACGCTTCGCGACGGCGAACAAGCCCCGGGTGTCTCACTGTCACCCGACGAAAAAGTCGAGATCGCCCGCGCCTTAGAGCGCGCCGGCGTCTCCGTCATCGAGGCAGGCAGCGCCTGCACCGGGGCGGGTGAACGCCAGGCAATCTCCCGAGTCACCGACCTCGATCTCGACGCCCGCGTCACCAGTTTCTCTCGCGGGATTCGAAACGATATCGACCTCGCACTCGAGTGTGACGTCGACGGGATCCACCTCGTCGTCCCCTCGAGCGACCGCCACGTCGAAGAGAAGGTCGGAACCTCCCGCGAGGACAACCTCGAGAAAACCGCCGAACTCGTCGAGTACGCCACGGCCCACGACCTCTGGGTCGAAGTCATCGGCGAGGACGGCTCACGGGCCGACCTCGACTATCTCGAGAAACTCATGGGGACCGCTCTCGACGCCGGGGCCGACCGGGTCTGTTTCGCCGACACCGTCGGCCACACCGGCCCCGAACGCACCGCCGAGGCCGTCTCCCGGCTCGCCGAACTCGGCCCGGTTAGCGCCCACACCCACGACGATCTCGGACTGGGTGTCGCGAACGCCCTGTCGGCCGTCTCCGCCGGGGCTGACCTCGTTCACTGTACCGTCAACGGACTTGGCGAACGCGCCGGCAACGTCGCCCTCGAGGAGGTCGCGATCGCGCTCTCGCACGTCTACGATGTCGAGACGCTCGAGCTCACGGAGCTGTACGATCTCGCGCAGATCGTCTCTCGAGCGACCGGCATTCAGCTGCCGCCGAACAAGGCCGTCATCGGCGAGAACGCCTTCACCCACGAAAGTGGCATCCACACCGACGGGACGCTCAAAGACGACAAGATGTACGAGCCCTACGCCCCCGAGACGGTCGGCCGCGAGCGCCGACTCGCCCTCGGCAAGCACACGGGCCGGGCTGGCGTCAAAGCGACGCTCGAGGAACACGGCGTCGAGGCCAGCAACGACGAGATTGCCGAAATCGCTACCCGCGTTACGGAACTCGGTGACCGCGGTCGCCGCGTGACCGACGCTGATCTGCTCGCGATCGCCGAAGACGTCACTGGCGACGACCGCGAACGTGTCGTCGAACTGCTCGATCTCACCGCTACGAGCGGCGGTGCCGTCCCGACCGCGAGCATCCGACTCGCCGTCGGCGGTGAGGAACGCGTCGCCAGCGGGACCGGCTCCGGTCCCGTCGACGCCGCCGTCTCCGCGGTCCGTGAGGCGCTTGGCTCGATGGCCGACGCCGAACTCGAGTCCTATCACGTCGATGCCGTCACGGGCGGCACCGACGCCGTCGTCACCGTCGAGGTGACGATGGTTCGCAACGACCGCTCGGTTACGGTCGCTCGCAGCGAAGCCGACATCACGCGCGCGAGCGTCGAGGCGATGGTCGACGCGCTCGATCGACTGCTCGCGTCAGATCCGCAACCGCTCACGCCGGCGGACGACTAA
- the hpt gene encoding hypoxanthine/guanine phosphoribosyltransferase, protein MDPTLEPLARSLRQAPVVDRDGYEYFVHGVTDGIPPIEPAVLRAVADGISERVDLETVDKIVAPEAMGIHHGTALSVATDVPLVVVRKRSYGFPEEVAVHQETSYSEGELFVNGVDAGDRVLLVDDVLSSGGTIEAVCDALEAVEAELVDIVVVLRRVDVDHADVSRDVTSLLDVRVRDGQVEVLE, encoded by the coding sequence ATGGACCCAACGCTGGAGCCGCTGGCGCGATCGCTTCGACAGGCCCCCGTCGTCGATCGAGACGGCTACGAGTATTTCGTTCACGGCGTCACCGACGGGATTCCGCCGATCGAGCCGGCGGTGTTGCGCGCGGTCGCCGACGGCATCAGCGAGCGCGTCGACCTCGAGACCGTCGACAAGATCGTCGCGCCGGAAGCGATGGGGATTCATCACGGGACGGCGCTGTCAGTCGCGACCGACGTGCCGTTAGTCGTCGTCCGGAAACGGTCGTACGGCTTCCCGGAGGAAGTCGCGGTCCATCAGGAGACCAGCTACAGCGAGGGTGAACTCTTCGTGAACGGCGTCGACGCTGGCGACCGCGTCCTGCTGGTCGACGACGTCCTCTCTTCGGGCGGCACGATCGAAGCGGTCTGTGACGCCCTCGAGGCCGTCGAAGCCGAACTCGTCGACATCGTGGTCGTTCTCCGGCGAGTCGACGTCGACCACGCAGACGTCTCTCGGGACGTGACGAGTCTGCTCGACGTTCGCGTTCGGGATGGACAGGTCGAGGTCCTCGAGTGA
- a CDS encoding amidase: MPGSPPNVQPPTPEEIREYAAHHHIDLTESEVEDFAAVIAETLAGYERLDELPDYRPRIEYTDRDPGYKPGPDEDPLNAFVTKCEVRGADDGPLEDYDVGLKDNVNVAGVELTLGSKLFEGYVPLTDATIVTRLLEAGATITGKLNMEDMAFSGSGELSATGPVLNPVDSDYIAGGSSSGSAAAVGNGDVDVAIGGDQGGSIRIPAAWSGLVGHKPTHGLVPYTGIAGLGRSFDHAGPICDTVEDCARVLDVIAGADGLDPRQGAVPTAEYHEALSADPSDVTVGVVTEGFERETSESSVDDTVRDGLAAFEDAGATVTELSVPMHLDGLTIWNAIAIEETAATVNGECVGHYGKGFYDTQLADAFGRARRAQADDYLTTLKFTLVLGQYMADEYRGRYYAKAQNLSRKLAAEYDDALADVDVLAMPTTPQTAHEVDESITRLEAIERALNMLHNTAPFDVTGHPAISVPAGRADGLPVGLMLIGERFDDATVLSSAHAFEQHVESSS, from the coding sequence ATGCCAGGATCACCACCGAACGTGCAACCGCCCACACCGGAGGAAATCCGGGAGTACGCGGCCCACCACCACATCGACCTGACCGAATCGGAAGTCGAAGACTTCGCAGCCGTCATCGCCGAAACGCTCGCCGGCTATGAGCGGTTAGACGAACTCCCGGATTATCGCCCTCGAATCGAGTACACCGACCGCGATCCGGGCTACAAACCGGGACCAGACGAGGACCCGCTCAACGCCTTTGTCACCAAATGTGAGGTCCGGGGCGCAGACGACGGCCCACTCGAAGACTACGACGTCGGCCTCAAGGACAACGTCAACGTGGCCGGCGTCGAGTTAACCCTGGGCTCGAAGCTCTTCGAGGGCTACGTGCCGTTGACCGATGCGACCATCGTGACGCGGCTCCTCGAGGCCGGCGCGACGATCACCGGCAAGCTGAACATGGAGGATATGGCGTTCTCCGGAAGCGGCGAACTCTCTGCGACGGGGCCGGTGTTGAACCCCGTCGACTCGGATTACATCGCCGGTGGTTCCTCGTCAGGATCGGCTGCGGCCGTCGGGAACGGCGACGTCGACGTCGCCATCGGCGGCGATCAGGGCGGCTCGATTCGCATCCCGGCCGCCTGGAGCGGTCTCGTCGGTCACAAGCCGACCCACGGGCTGGTGCCGTACACCGGGATCGCCGGCCTCGGCCGCTCGTTCGACCACGCCGGCCCAATCTGTGACACCGTCGAGGACTGTGCGCGCGTGTTGGACGTCATCGCCGGTGCGGACGGCCTCGATCCGCGGCAGGGGGCCGTTCCCACCGCCGAGTATCACGAGGCGCTCTCGGCCGATCCCTCGGACGTGACCGTTGGCGTCGTCACGGAAGGTTTTGAGCGGGAGACCAGTGAGTCGAGCGTCGACGACACCGTTCGCGACGGGCTCGCGGCGTTCGAAGACGCTGGCGCGACCGTCACGGAGCTCTCGGTCCCGATGCATCTCGACGGGCTGACGATCTGGAACGCCATCGCCATAGAGGAGACGGCCGCGACGGTCAACGGCGAGTGCGTCGGCCACTACGGCAAAGGGTTCTACGACACCCAGCTGGCTGATGCGTTCGGCCGAGCGCGACGTGCGCAGGCCGACGATTACCTGACGACGCTGAAATTCACCCTCGTTCTGGGCCAGTACATGGCCGACGAGTACCGCGGTCGCTACTACGCCAAAGCACAGAATCTCAGCCGGAAACTGGCCGCCGAGTACGACGATGCACTCGCGGACGTCGACGTGCTCGCGATGCCGACGACGCCACAAACCGCACACGAAGTCGACGAGTCGATCACACGGCTCGAGGCGATCGAGCGCGCGCTCAACATGCTCCACAACACGGCTCCGTTCGACGTCACCGGCCATCCGGCGATCTCGGTGCCCGCTGGCCGGGCGGACGGCCTCCCGGTCGGGCTGATGCTAATCGGCGAGCGGTTCGACGACGCGACGGTGCTCTCGAGTGCACACGCGTTCGAACAACACGTCGAATCGTCGTCGTAA
- a CDS encoding amidase, producing MTSAEFTLEEATIGGIHRAFEAGTLTSEALVDQYLERIDAYDRSGPELNSIITVNDEATARAAELDQSFADSGTFVGPLHGIPVLVKDHLETTDVVTTYGSEAFDGYVPETESEVTRRLRDAGAIVLAKTNMPDWATSWFGFSSVAGRTKNPYELSRDPGGSSSGTGVAVAANLGAVGIGTDCGGSIRVPASFSNLVGLRVTPGLISRTGVSPLVSQQDTAGPMTRTVRDTAKLLDVLVGYDARDDLTGKTELIGDRGSYTNHLLADGLHGTRIGVLRSGFGDDENPDAAPVNAVIERALTTIENLGATLVDPVEIPDLESSLEETMLYILQSKRDLNAFLEDRETPVDSVAELYENGQYHDILDLFIGFAEDGPEDLTDNLAYWKCRTAQHTFQETILNVFASHDLDAIVYPDVQVVPPTEAEIRDGEYDTMTFATNTIIASQSLCSAVSLPAGFTDDGLPVGLEILGRPFDEPSLIELGYAFEQATNHRQPPDTTPPLSD from the coding sequence ATGACAAGCGCAGAGTTCACGCTCGAGGAGGCGACGATCGGCGGGATTCACCGCGCGTTCGAGGCCGGCACGCTCACGAGCGAGGCCCTCGTCGACCAGTATCTCGAGCGTATCGACGCGTACGACCGCAGCGGCCCCGAACTCAACTCGATCATCACAGTCAACGACGAGGCGACGGCGCGGGCGGCCGAGTTGGATCAGTCGTTCGCCGACTCGGGAACGTTCGTCGGCCCGCTGCATGGCATTCCGGTACTCGTCAAAGACCACCTCGAGACGACCGACGTGGTGACGACGTACGGCTCGGAAGCGTTCGACGGCTACGTCCCCGAGACCGAGTCGGAAGTCACACGCCGACTGCGTGATGCTGGCGCAATCGTGCTCGCGAAGACGAATATGCCGGACTGGGCCACCTCGTGGTTCGGATTCTCCTCGGTTGCCGGACGGACGAAAAACCCCTACGAACTGAGTCGCGATCCGGGCGGCTCGAGCAGCGGGACGGGCGTGGCCGTTGCCGCCAATCTGGGCGCTGTCGGCATCGGGACTGACTGTGGCGGCTCAATTCGCGTCCCCGCGTCGTTTAGCAATCTCGTCGGGCTCCGCGTCACGCCCGGACTGATCAGTCGTACCGGCGTCAGTCCGCTCGTCTCACAGCAGGATACGGCTGGGCCGATGACGCGAACCGTCCGCGATACCGCGAAACTGCTCGACGTCCTCGTCGGCTACGACGCCCGCGACGACCTCACCGGCAAGACTGAGTTGATTGGGGACCGCGGCTCGTACACCAACCATCTCCTCGCCGATGGCTTGCACGGGACCCGTATCGGCGTGCTTCGGTCCGGCTTCGGTGACGACGAGAACCCCGATGCTGCACCGGTCAATGCGGTCATCGAACGGGCACTGACGACGATAGAGAACCTCGGCGCGACGCTCGTCGACCCCGTGGAGATTCCCGATCTGGAGTCGTCGCTCGAGGAGACGATGCTGTACATCCTCCAGTCGAAACGTGATCTCAACGCATTTCTCGAGGACCGCGAGACGCCCGTCGACTCCGTCGCCGAACTGTACGAAAACGGCCAGTACCACGACATTCTGGATCTGTTTATCGGCTTCGCCGAAGACGGACCCGAGGATCTGACGGATAACCTAGCGTACTGGAAATGTCGAACCGCCCAGCACACCTTCCAGGAGACGATTCTGAACGTGTTCGCGAGCCACGACCTCGATGCGATCGTTTACCCTGACGTGCAAGTCGTGCCGCCAACGGAAGCCGAGATCCGAGACGGCGAGTACGACACGATGACGTTCGCGACGAACACGATCATCGCCTCCCAGTCGCTGTGTAGCGCCGTCTCGCTTCCCGCCGGGTTCACGGACGACGGGTTGCCGGTCGGCCTCGAGATTCTGGGACGTCCGTTCGACGAGCCGTCGCTCATCGAACTCGGCTACGCGTTCGAACAGGCAACGAATCACCGCCAACCCCCGGACACGACACCGCCGTTGTCGGACTGA
- a CDS encoding LiaF transmembrane domain-containing protein: MATTISARRLPTSQLLLGALVILVGILLLLETTGVLSTQDALLYVPSLFVLVGVWALVQSRFRNIVGPVVLIGVAGAGQLVALDYATVDQVVVFWPVLVIAFGLSIILGQFRSRVRATDDAFTSAFAAFGGVEKRNTSTAFSGADLTAIFGGTELDLRDTSLEERPAQVNAVALFGGVDIIVPREWNVQLDVLPVLGGASDDRPRREQDHDGVDLVVTGFAAFGGVSVTD; the protein is encoded by the coding sequence ATGGCAACGACAATATCCGCACGCCGGCTGCCAACCAGCCAACTCCTCCTCGGTGCGCTCGTAATCTTGGTCGGCATCTTGCTCTTGCTCGAGACGACCGGCGTCCTCTCGACGCAGGACGCCTTGCTGTACGTCCCGTCGCTGTTCGTGCTCGTCGGCGTCTGGGCGCTCGTCCAGAGTCGCTTTCGAAACATTGTCGGCCCGGTCGTACTCATCGGCGTCGCCGGTGCGGGTCAACTGGTCGCGCTCGACTACGCGACCGTCGACCAGGTCGTCGTCTTCTGGCCAGTGCTCGTGATCGCCTTCGGACTCTCGATCATCCTGGGCCAGTTCCGCTCTCGCGTTCGCGCCACCGACGACGCATTCACATCCGCGTTCGCTGCGTTCGGTGGCGTCGAGAAGCGCAACACGTCGACGGCCTTCAGCGGGGCGGATCTGACCGCTATCTTCGGCGGCACCGAACTTGACCTCCGTGACACCTCACTCGAGGAGCGGCCGGCACAGGTCAACGCCGTCGCGTTGTTCGGCGGCGTCGACATCATCGTTCCTCGCGAGTGGAACGTACAACTGGACGTCTTGCCCGTCCTCGGTGGGGCATCAGACGACCGGCCACGTCGGGAACAGGACCACGACGGCGTCGACCTCGTCGTCACTGGTTTCGCCGCCTTCGGTGGCGTCTCCGTGACGGACTGA
- a CDS encoding DUF192 domain-containing protein, with the protein MRLVHYPTSGHNGDSRPDGEATTERRVVATDVDLADSLLCQTRGLMFRRSIPDDYALAFRFGSVKTRDVHMLFVFFPIDAVWIVDDVVQRIERLQPWRSFERERCDLLVELPAGAGSDIEPGDRLVLESA; encoded by the coding sequence GTGCGGCTGGTCCACTATCCGACATCCGGACACAACGGGGACTCGAGGCCGGACGGCGAGGCGACCACCGAGCGGCGCGTGGTGGCGACGGACGTCGACCTCGCGGACTCGCTGTTGTGCCAGACGCGCGGGCTGATGTTTCGGCGTTCGATCCCCGACGACTACGCGCTCGCGTTCCGCTTTGGCTCCGTCAAAACCCGCGACGTCCACATGCTGTTCGTCTTTTTCCCCATCGACGCCGTCTGGATCGTCGACGACGTCGTCCAGCGCATCGAGCGCCTGCAGCCGTGGCGGAGTTTCGAACGCGAGCGGTGTGACCTGCTCGTCGAACTGCCTGCCGGCGCTGGAAGCGACATCGAACCGGGCGACCGGCTCGTTCTCGAGTCGGCCTGA
- a CDS encoding DUF7097 family protein, with amino-acid sequence MEKTPRGTSVGVDDPYEFAGLCDHLTGEGQCRYALKHYAHDPEFARERASEEYACPVVDPDTDKTWADCPHFRSRNRDRECVRCGLEEKRLAHDDERPLLEEHHLSYARDGEQLSHEITVYLCRWCHSKVHTSWARITDDAARDPDAIAALEQRRGREHEELGFESAAERYDTDDDS; translated from the coding sequence ATGGAGAAAACGCCACGGGGAACCTCAGTCGGCGTCGACGACCCCTACGAGTTCGCGGGCCTCTGTGACCATCTCACCGGTGAGGGCCAGTGTCGGTACGCCCTCAAGCACTACGCACACGACCCCGAGTTCGCCCGCGAACGCGCCAGCGAGGAGTACGCCTGTCCCGTCGTCGATCCCGACACGGACAAGACGTGGGCCGATTGCCCGCACTTCCGCTCGCGCAACCGGGACCGCGAGTGCGTCCGCTGTGGTCTCGAGGAAAAACGGTTGGCCCACGACGACGAGCGGCCGCTGCTCGAGGAACATCACCTCTCCTATGCTCGCGATGGGGAGCAACTGAGCCACGAGATTACGGTCTATCTCTGTCGGTGGTGTCACTCGAAGGTCCACACCTCGTGGGCGCGGATCACCGACGACGCGGCCCGCGATCCGGATGCGATCGCCGCCCTCGAACAGCGCCGGGGGCGCGAACACGAGGAACTGGGGTTCGAGTCGGCAGCGGAGCGATACGACACTGACGACGACAGCTGA